The following are encoded together in the Pseudophryne corroboree isolate aPseCor3 chromosome 3 unlocalized genomic scaffold, aPseCor3.hap2 SUPER_3_unloc_47, whole genome shotgun sequence genome:
- the LOC134984293 gene encoding oocyte zinc finger protein XlCOF6.1-like, which yields MLSPDCEIKDNDSRQDSPGDNPITPIIHPALSADPPDPGECSPDHSDIGASVTALTVDTVFPCSTDARCFTQNTKPITHQTGKVGERPLICLECEKCFTYKSDLVIHQRSHTGEKAFPCSECGKCFARKSRLVRHQRSHTGEKPFPCSECGKCFAQKSDLVKHQRSHTGEKPFPCSECGKCFTRKSDIVIHHRTHTGERPFPCSECGKCFTQKSYLVIHQRTHTGEKPFPCSECGICFAHISNLVMHERSHTREKPFSCSECRKSFTWKSLLVIHQRSHTGEKPFPCSECGKCFANKSDLVKHQRSHTGEKPFPCSECGKCFAQKSDLVKHNRSHTGEKPFPCSECGKCFTQKSQLVTHQQSHTGEKPFPCSECGKCFAHKSDLVRHNRSHTGERPFPCSECGKCFTRKSHLVGHQRSHTGERPFLYSEK from the coding sequence atgttatccccggattgtgaaataaaagataatgacagtagacaggattctccaggagataaccccattaccccaattatacatccagctctatcagctgatccccctgatcctggggaatgttctcctgatcactctgatattggtgcatctgttacagctctgacagtagatacagtgtttccctgttctacagatgcaagatgttttacacagaacacaaagcctattacccatcagacaggtaaggtaggtgagaggccactgatatgtctggagtgtgagaaatgttttacatacaaatcagatcttgttatacatcagagaagtcacacaggtgagaaggcatttccatgttctgagtgtgggaaatgttttgcacggaaatcacgtcttgttagacatcagagaagtcacacaggtgagaagccgtttccatgttctgagtgtgggaaatgttttgcacagaaatcagatcttgttaaacatcagagaagtcacacaggtgagaagccatttccatgttctgagtgtgggaaatgttttacacggaaatcagatatTGTTATACATcatagaactcacacaggtgagaggccatttccatgttctgagtgtgggaaatgttttacacagaaatcatatcttgttatacatcagcgtactcacacaggtgagaagccatttccatgttctgagtgtgggatatgTTTTGCACACATATCAAATCTTGTTatgcatgagagaagtcacacacgtgagaagccattttcttgctctgagtgcaggaaaagttttacctggaaatccctacttgttatacatcagagaagtcacacaggtgaaaagccttttccatgttctgagtgtgggaaatgttttgcaaacaaatcagatcttgttaaacatcagagaagtcacacaggtgagaagccatttccatgttctgagtgtgggaaatgttttgcacaaaaatcagatcttgttaaacataacagaagtcacacaggtgagaagccatttccatgttctgagtgtgggaaatgttttacacagaaatcacaacttgttacacatcagcaaagtcacacaggtgagaagccatttccatgttctgagtgtgggaaatgttttgcacacaaatcagatcttgttagacataacagaagtcacacaggtgagaggccatttccatgttctgagtgtgggaaatgttttacacgaaaatcacatcttgttggacatcagcgcagtcacacaggtgagaggccatttctatactccgagaaataa